In the Phyllopteryx taeniolatus isolate TA_2022b chromosome 1, UOR_Ptae_1.2, whole genome shotgun sequence genome, gcgcactattgacttttgaccatttttgggggtaaaaaatgtgcattatacacaagaaattacagtacttgtgtactgtatactgagtacagtatccatccagctatccattttctgtactgcttatcctctctagagcgtgctggagcccatcccagctcaaaattattctctagcattttagacaaaagtttaaatatcaatgacctctagggtgcattcaaggattggccactgacataagtttaggtcagatcaacattacaatatgacagaaataatgggtgctaaattactgtaattaagttactttattgcaatttaattactttaataaacactgttaatgacatgcttagtctaactttctcactgtcctggCTATCTGGATGGGTGTTCTCCAGAGTTTGCAtccgtttggcttttctttttttttttttttttttttttaattccacgctgcgttgcttgaacgcggcatgctcctcctacattcttcaggtgccaatcaaatttgtgttgaagcatttagatgacgttccccacaacgtacttcagttgtgcacagacttcaaataatttaagtgttctttgtctgagacaccacaaaatagtcccacaccgatgatGTGTTTTTTAACCAACAAGATTGTAAAAAAATTtcttggccgtcagatagttacagtactgcaccacaagacacgtgacaaggctaaaaataaactagcttttggattcatacgcaacggcgacgcggagttaaatgtcttatGCGGAGCCgattgatgacgtcattgatcggctcggcgaattatgacaaagccgatcagcataaaatgctaattatcggccgataccgttCACACCGATCAGATTAGCGTGAAGTCTACTTTATCAGGTAGGTCTACTGTAAATGATGGGGGAGTAACTTTGTATGGTTTTACTGATGACATGGTTACTGATATGACCAAACCTGTAACACAATTGAAACCAAAGACATTTGATGGTATTAATTTTGgagtttgaaatgtggaagaCAGAGGTCCACATtcattctgtattttgttttgttcggTTGCTTTAGTCTTTTTTTAACCCCTCCTGGAGCCATCACCTTGTCGttgtggaggggtttgtgtgtcccaatgatcctaggagctaagttgtctggggattcacgcccctggtagggtcaccaaTGGCGAACAGGTCCTagatgagggaccagacaaagcacggcaaaAAGAACCCTATGATGAATATTATAAATGgatttaggtttcccttgcccggacacaggtcaccggggcccccctatGAAGCCACGCCTGGAGCTGGGGCTCGAAGACGAGCGCCTgatggccaggcctgcacccatggctggccaagcggagaTAAACGTCTGTAATCAGATTAAAATGTACAATCAAATAAGGGGCTCCTCTTTAAGTAGACTCCTTCCAATAAATGTCATACTCTGCCGTTAAGCAAATGTAGCAACCTCAACAAGGAAATACAGTGACGCGAATGAAACTTGCTGGTGTGAGGAGATAAAGGCTCAAACTATGACGTTACACACTTACTCCTGAGTTTTGGAACATCTAACTTGGCTGGAGTTTACCAAAGCATTTGTAAATGacctaaatgttttaattagtattattttatgtttgaaaataaCACTTTTTCTTCTCATTGCTTCCAGACATCAGAATCTGATCGCCCAGTCACAGTCAGGCACAGgcaaaactgctgctttttCTCTGGCCATGCTCAGTCACGTGAACACTGCCAACAAGTGGACTCAGGTCAGCCATGTGACCTGCTGATATGTTCATACGTTGATGATGCTTGCCAACtcagtcttttatttatttatttccccacccccccccccccccccccaggctcTTTGCATCGCGCCCACATACGAGCTTGCCCTTCAGATCGGTCAAGTGATGGAGCAGATGGGCAAACACTGCCCCGACGTCAAGCTGGCATACGGCATCAGAGGCAACAAAGGTAAGAAAGTTATCACAATCTCTCGGTCTCAAATTGAAGAGTTGGCTGTGTCACTGTTTGCCCAGTGGAGCGAGGCAGGCAGTTGCAGGAACAGATCGTCGTGGGAACACCGGGCACCATCCTGGACTGGTGTATTAAGTTGAAAGTCATTCAGGCCAAAAAGATAACCATGTTTGTGCTGGATGAGGCCGATGTCATGATCGACACTCAGGGTCATCGTGACCAGAGCATCCGCATCCACAGGTCAGGAACATCCCAGACACATACTGCAAATAGATGGTTCgatacatacactatattgccaaaagtattcactcatctgccttgacttacatatgaatttaagtgatatcccattttTAATCCAGAGGGTTTAATATGCATAAATCCAAATCAGTCATCTTTCGGTGAAATTCGCCATTTTCAACTCAAAATAGGACATTTACGTAAATCGTATTGAGCCGATAAGTTTTTCCTGGAAGAGCGGTTTCGCCGTCATTGACGTCATAGGAAGTTTTGTACTCGTTGAATGATGGCAGCTAgagccattccacacatccaccatcaacacacagatgtaattgtgaatataaCTCCGTGGCGGACTGGGGTTCCGGCTGTGCACTCAAAGTCATAGGAGTTGACAAGACCAGAaaaatcaattattgcttattcatcaactatttcgtgcgcgagactacgacttcgacatcgggcgctgtttgcgtcatccaatttaagcgctagtgacttTTAAGTAtctttcaccaatcaaacaacacaaagtcacatgacttCACACAAcatcttccattgggcttccagGACATAGATATTCACACTAGATTAGCCTGCcccgctgatcgtcgtgcccATGTTGGGAAAGTCATTACAATGAaagcaacggcgcgctactcttgtttacatttagatgaacaaaaacaacagatttcatgcattgtagtatttgtctggcacggTCTTCCCAAACGTAgctatttcagctcacttataacttgagaaaacaccatgcagtaaattgcagatgttttttttgtagttttgactgtgcatacacacacacagcatcatcggaatttgtacattcacattttattttattttttgtatgtttttgctgtggttaaaaaaacaaaaaatcagaagttactcactatttactcagttcttgagtaataatttcactgtgtactttttactcttaagtaattttaaggaggactactatttacttttacttgagtcacattattgtcaagtaacagtactcttacttgaggataatgtttggctactctccctacctctggagcagacatcctctattgctacacttacgtttaagcaacatttttgctcatcagatcagccagtgtggtatttgttgcactggtcttttgtattttcgtgttgaggtgctgcgggtcggggcctggttgtggtcccaagtggaaccgcgaagcacacgtaacatcggcgacaacaTCTGATCagctagtacattttgtattaggaaacgcggctacaattatcttattagtttacggatgttaaggTTAactgtattaagcgacggagcgctgttaaggattatgtcacaaccgAGAATGCACTAACTTCAAATTGAGAAattgccaataaaaacagaaacatgttgtacttaatattttcctggaggatgcatttgggattagcttttgaagttggtaatagtgaaaaatgaagtgaaacagacaatgattatagtcaattcttttccagaatgagagtgcttaaagaggaggatgctattcatgtggcacaacttaaagcaggcatcaggtgcaggtggagatgggcctggctcaagttggaggccagaacaaaaaagcaaagaaatgaggcaaatttaattttaatcttaaatttgtacatcaacatggaCTTGAGtgatgtaaatatgtttttctgcgtgaaattatttttttttttttaagctttattGTATGCTTTAGAGTCTTCCAggttgcttaatttatgttcaaATCAAAAAATTATTGAGGATCCCCCAGGCCCCCctcttaaaatgtttattttttttgtcacctttttcatgcctttgttgtttgcatgtctgaagaTGACATTGGTCCAGTATTTACAGCTACCacatcttaaactcttgtgggaaggctttcaacaaggttaaggagtgagtttatgggaatttatgaccatttttccctgagcatgttggacgagaaggcctggctctctgTCACCGCTCTAAtccatccaaaagtgttctatagtgTTGAGGTCAAGATTGTCCAGCCCAATCAAGTTAATTCACATCAAATTCTCTCATTTGTctctttatgaaccttgcttTGTGTGATTTATTCCATTTTAACATAGGGCTGTATCAtgagaaaatatggaaaaagcgAAGCACAGTGAGTATTTTATGGCTGTCCTGTAGTTCATTGTCCATTTGCTCAAACTTTATCTTCGTCATCCCTGATTTTCAacacttggtttattaaaacaaattgtgaaacagagcctgatttactaaaatcCCAAATAGGCGCTAAATTACGTGTTCACAAACAGATTGCACACTGCTGGAAACTTCTATAAAATTGATAGAGACCAACATTTGAGGTTTTTACCCCTAAGGTACCTCTGATGGTTTTCACAATGCAACATATTTGGGAGAGCACCGCAAGTGCAAAATTAAGTTTGGAGTGATCGAATTGGAAGTGTTGGTGGAATTACAGAGTTACCGAAAGTGAATCAATCGCtctgatagttttggggaagccagcaaccccgtaaaagccatgttttgtttgatttaacttgtTACGAGTGCATGGCATTGTATGTATGTGCTCATCctatataacattgtttttaaaacataccCGAAGAACTGCTTGGCAAGAGGCCACTGCCAATTGTCACCGTGCACTGAAATAACCCAGACTCCTAGAAATCCAGTGTTGAAAGAATTTTCGTCAGgtgatcattcagaagctctaaaaaaatataaatttttgttggtgtttcaTTTTGCTTGTGCTTCTCTTGACACTGCTTTGCGTGCTGGTTTGCACCAGCCTTTTAGATGCTGTATTTTAAAGACGCAAACTCACCCAGCGCAATTCGTCTTAGGTTTGACAAATCATgttggctgcattttcaataaacatcacaataattaaaaaaaaaaaaaaaaaaaagcatttcaaactcccctgctaCACAGGAAAACTGTTACAACACAAAAGGCatagatccaccattctgcatgaccatgcagctgaacagaaccgattaaaataagtaaataaataaaccgcATTGCGTGTGCTAAATTGATCAATTTGAATATACTTCTGCCACAACCCGTTTGCTTTTGCAATAACATATTGTGTGGTAAGAGAATTTAATATTGCCTGATATTCTCCATTCTTCAAAGAGAAATGCATTtataagaaaacatttaaatttgcctaatttgCACAAAGTTGGTTTTCACGGGACAGCGgcaatatatgtaaatatgggATTTAGCACAAGTGATGGAAGTGCTTGAGTTAAACCTGGGAAAATATAATGCACCTAAAGTTATTGAAATTAAactggggaacaaaaaaaataataattctgttgagttagatttttatgctgattaaaactaaaattggcatgctgattccaaaattgcagtcagtttttttctagcacgtcaggtttttttccccacagcttACgttccagataagcaaaattccactgattagctgtagtaagacttgccagctgattacgattggacttatctccagctacgtggcaacttgtttgtgcagtcacaattgagacactgcggtgagaggtgtgtgccgCTGCCAatagtactatcaatatctgcaaacagaaagctagcatagtaggaattaagaggatttgtgcaaTATCcattgtaaaacataatagtgttaaataaacattgcagtcatgcctgtttcttttatatttcattgtatctcaatatttgaaaagttttctAAAGCAAGCACATatcttaagtacagtatttttcatattttttttaagaaaactgggatctatagttcaaaaacttgatGTGATAGAGAGAAAACTGAGATCAgctttggattccgcacccaaaaatgagttaaaaacagctgtcagacctaactcaacagaaACTGTGTTCCCCAAGTGttatcctttttttctgtctcgtCATACTAATGCAGGCAGCTAACAAAAGACTGCCAGATGCTCCTCTTCTCTGCGACCTTTGAGGAGGAGGTATGGAGGTTTGCGGAGATGATAGTTCCCGAGGCCAACATCATCCGACTGCGGCGGGAGGAGGAGACTCTGGACACCATCAAGCAGTTTTACGTCCTCTGCAGGAGCAAGGAGGACAAGTTCAACATTCTGTGTGACCTCTATGGGAGTATGACTGTGGCACAGGCTATGATTTTCTGCCATGTATGTCCTATTATTTGTGCAGTGTATTTGTGCATTTATTGCCCttgattagggttagggttagtaactAGTAAAAACAGGAtcaccacatacaaacaagacaTTGAAAATTAGctttacacaaaaataaaccatATGGTGTGTTTATAACAATttacagtaaaataataatcatgaacaACATCAGATGCATTTCCTTATTTGTGGCAGCAAACTACAAATCCGTACTGAAAGTTGTTGGTGCAAGTTGAGCATTATCTGgcttattttttgctttgtcattGCTATAACTCAATCACAGTTTGGTAGTTTAGTTCCCTGGCCACACTACGAGAGGAGTAGTTGATTGTGGGAGGAtgataatttgctcataaaagtTGGCTTACTCCTTCCTGAACAAtattcatataaatatatatattaaaggttgggaaacagtgTTTTAGTTTTTGTAGATGCATGGTGAACATTGGGAAATGATTTTGgatgatatctgggataggctccagcactcacgCGACCCTTGTTAGgataagcggctctgaaaatgtatggatggacattattttttctaaaaacataATTTCTCCTCATATAGACTCGTAAGATTGCATCGTGGCTGTCTGCTAACCTGACCAAGGAGGGCCACAGTGTGGCGCTGCTGAGTGGGGAATTAACTGTGACGCAGAGAGCTAGCATCATTGAACGCTTTCGAGATGGCAAGGAGAAAGTACTTGTCACCACAAACGTTTGTTCCAGGGGTAAGAGACCACCAaagttttgcatatttttttaatggaaaaaatatattaggGCTAGCATTTGATGGCTAATTTATATGGCAGACTTGAGTGCCATGAACTCTCCAAGGTTTAACACTATCCAATCAGGCTGAGCGAACCTAtaaagaggaaaaggagaaaCTTGGTTGTGCTGGTAAATTGGAGACAGAattagcactttaaaaaaaaaaaaaaatgaaggtaaTGTGCAAGTTTAGTCCTTGGGATGGTGCTTTGAATGTAAACAGATTTGGTTTATTACAGTATCCTCCACCACACTGGTCAAACATTGAAGAGTAGTGGGatttaaaagtaatatttttaacaCAATAATGACCTACAACATCAAAAACAACAGTTTGTCGGGGGCAAGAAGTGGAACCTTTTACTGACAGTGTTATTTCTTGAATCTATTTTCAGTCAACACTTGTTCCAGTATTTTAAATCACCTAAAAAATCTTGTTTCTTTACATAAAAGGCTTTTTGTCCAAGTTGAATATCATATTCAGGAAGAGGTGAATGTGGCTCTTTCCCTTTGatgtacaattccaatgaagttgggaagttgtgttaaacataaataaaaacagaatacaatgatttgcaaatcatgtttgaccgatatttaattgaatacactacaaagacaagatatttaatgttcaaactgttaaacttgattgttttgagcaaataatcattaacttagaattttatggctgaaacacgttccaaaaaagctgggacagggtcatgtttaccactgtgttacgtcaccttttcttttaacaacattcaataaacgtttgggaactcaggacactaattgttgaagctttgtaggtggaattctttcccattcttgattgatgtacagcttcagctgttcaacagtccggggactccgttgtcgtattttacgcttcataatgtgccacacattttcaatgggagacaggtctggactgcagccaggccagtctagtacccgcactcttttactacgaagccacggtgttgtaacacatgcagaatgtggcttggcattgtcttgctgaaataagtaggcgTGTCCATGAAagagatgttgcttggatggcagcatatgtttctccaaatctgtatgtacctttcggcattaatggtgccttcacagatgtgtaagttacccatgccattggaactaaaacagccccataccatcacagatgctggtttttgaactttgcgtccataacagtccggatggttactctttggcccggagaacacgacgtccacaatttccaaaaacgatgtgaaatgtggactcgtcagaccacagaacacttttccactttgtatcagtccatcttagatgagctcgggcccagagaagccggtggcgtttctgggtgttgttgataaatggcttttgctttgcatagtagagtttcaagttgcacttacggatgtcgcgccaaactgtatttactgacattggtttgctgaagtgttcctgagcccatgtggtgatatcctttacacattgatttcGGTGTTTGATGCAGTGTCGAAGAtgatgggcattcaatgttggtttttggcctggccgcttacatgcagtgatttctccagattctctgaaccttttgatgatgatatggaccgtagatgatgaaatccttagattccttgcaattgtacgttgaggaacattgtccttaaactgtttgactttttttttccacacacttgttcacgaagaggtgcacctcgccccatctttgcttgtgaatgactgagcaattcagggaagctccttttatacctaatcatggcacccgcctgttcacctgtgggatgttccaaacaggtgtttgatgagcattcctcaactttctcagtcttttgtgccacctgtcccagctttttttggaacgtgttgcagccataaaattctgagttaatggttatt is a window encoding:
- the LOC133486368 gene encoding ATP-dependent RNA helicase DDX19B-like isoform X1, with the protein product MFKDSWAHEADMQEANSARVQFDPTKKMTLVNRPGNIARDVNGNFERDMGGQDRKWEGDKVDLAEVSLLNKIIRRTLVRSRHEVEVLQRDPTSPLFSVKTFEELRLKPELLTGVYDMGFNRPSMIQEKALPMMLAQPHQNLIAQSQSGTGKTAAFSLAMLSHVNTANKWTQALCIAPTYELALQIGQVMEQMGKHCPDVKLAYGIRGNKVERGRQLQEQIVVGTPGTILDWCIKLKVIQAKKITMFVLDEADVMIDTQGHRDQSIRIHRQLTKDCQMLLFSATFEEEVWRFAEMIVPEANIIRLRREEETLDTIKQFYVLCRSKEDKFNILCDLYGSMTVAQAMIFCHTRKIASWLSANLTKEGHSVALLSGELTVTQRASIIERFRDGKEKVLVTTNVCSRGIDVEQVSLVVNFDLPVDMDGNADNETYLHRIGRTGRFGRRGFAINMVDSEHGMDVIRQIEIHFDRKIPKLDTRNVEEIEKQLN
- the LOC133486368 gene encoding ATP-dependent RNA helicase DDX19B-like isoform X2; the protein is MFKDSWAHEADMQEANSARVQFDPTKKMTLVNRPGNIARDVNGNFERDMGGQDRKWEGDKVDLAEVSLLNKIIRRTLVRSRHEVEVLQRDPTSPLFSVKTFEELRLHQNLIAQSQSGTGKTAAFSLAMLSHVNTANKWTQALCIAPTYELALQIGQVMEQMGKHCPDVKLAYGIRGNKVERGRQLQEQIVVGTPGTILDWCIKLKVIQAKKITMFVLDEADVMIDTQGHRDQSIRIHRQLTKDCQMLLFSATFEEEVWRFAEMIVPEANIIRLRREEETLDTIKQFYVLCRSKEDKFNILCDLYGSMTVAQAMIFCHTRKIASWLSANLTKEGHSVALLSGELTVTQRASIIERFRDGKEKVLVTTNVCSRGIDVEQVSLVVNFDLPVDMDGNADNETYLHRIGRTGRFGRRGFAINMVDSEHGMDVIRQIEIHFDRKIPKLDTRNVEEIEKQLN